Within Vicia villosa cultivar HV-30 ecotype Madison, WI linkage group LG1, Vvil1.0, whole genome shotgun sequence, the genomic segment aaataataattaaaatgtttcaaattatttaatatatataaattactgtatattactatttatttagaacaaaataaaaattaataccagcgcttataaataaatatattgttgtttataaataaaaaaatttgctgcttacaaaacaaaaattagaacaaaatataaaacaaatatattGTTGTAGGCGTTAGTGGAAAATATTAGCAAATTTGCTGCTTACAAAACAAAAATTAGAACAAAATATAACCAAATAGCATGCAttgcaaataaaaatcaaatagcaCAAGTGGCTTAGTGGAAAGGAATGAAAGGAATAACCTAAATATAGATGGGACACCCTAAAAAATCATAGGATGGAACCGTCCATGTAGCTCCATTCTTCTGGTGCTAAGGTATTCTAAAACTCATTTGGCACCAGATGATTAACATATTCATTAAACAAGGCATCCATATCCCTACATTTCTGTTTATCTTTGattttggtaaacaaccgctagtcttccaaaatcGATATTTTGGTTACTTACAGGATCgattagattgatcctaggacatatgcGTATAATTTTGTTTTGAGTTTTCTCGATACTAAATTGTTTTGATGGTAATGGTAAActtaaagataaagcaaatatTATATAAAGACTGGTTGTAAAAGTAAAAGGCAAAAGAGATAATTTCTACTGAGatgtaaatgaaataaaaagtggGACTTTAATGCAAGTAAATTGAGTTTAAAATAGAAATGGCgtttcatacgtacattttctcagaaTCTCTTTTCTCAACATACTTAGATACTTAATTTGAGTGATTTGAGTATGCATGGTACAATATTGAACACACGCAATCTAATTtctaagacccctatttatactactTCGATAGTAATGGTAACAAACAACCTCTTCTTCAGAGGATGACACGTTCTCGTTTGCATGTGTTTCGTCCCTTTAAGGAACGGATAACATCGAATTATAGTTATCATTCCTATTTTAAATTCGTCAATGTCGAGCTCTTGTCTGAGTCGTTTccaaaaatattctaagtcttaGTGACATGTCATTTCGCCAGCATGACAACTCTTCCCAACAAATCTCAGTCAAAGAACAATCGCTTGACCTTCTTGTCAAAATTAGCTTGTCCACTTCAAATATTCCCCTAAGTTTCACCAGAACATCGCACACCTTATGGAGCGTTGAAATTAccgctaacaaattgcccccccccccccccccccaaatgtCTTTTTCGACCAAATGAAGAAATGAACATTTTTTATAGCCTTCGACGCGACAATACGTTTGTTGTTGTGACGTCATGGTCATTATGACCATTTTTCCCAAAGgtcttgatcggtcaccatttctactacGTTTTTGTCACTTATTCGGCTTAAATCCATGAATTCGGTAACACTTTATTTTGTAATCTCGTTGATTTTCAAGTTAATTTCATTTTCCGCAATTTCATTCTCTCATTTTGTTATCTTGAATTTATGTCCATCTTGTTCCATTTGATGCTTGGTTTTTGTTATTATTGATTTTCCTCAGGTGTAAGTTAAAGATCTATCAAACTCGGAGCAAGAAAGTGGTACGAGCTAAGGTCGAGGAAAGGAATAAGTGAAGACACAGAAGTGCAACACGGACACCCGTGTTAgttgacacgggccgtgttacctaGCCCTAAGAATTAAAGGAAAGGAAGTAAATAGAGGTGCAACACGGGCGGTCGTGTTGCACATCctgaaactaatttttttggtgaAACTCAGGGGGCCAACATGGGCACCCATGTTGTCTGACACGGGGCGTGTTGGTCAGTTACGCTAATATTTGTTGATTTTCTAACCTTCCCTGAAAAGCGACCTGAAAAGGCATTTTGGTACTTTCCGGCTGAGTTAAGTGGATCACTTGTGAATGAGGAATGAGGAGTATAAAAGGGAGGTTAAGATCAAGGAAAATAGGACTTTTGACAACACGAATAATTTATAATACTGAAGATTGGAGAGATCAAGGTTACCAGGAAGCTGAAAAGATTCATgtgcggaagcaattgaagatccaAGTTCCCAATTCTTTGTAATGTTTAATTTTTGTATTGCAATTATTTTGAACAATATGTGTGGCTAAATCCCCAAATGCTAGGGAGTGTCCCTGATTTTACATTGTAATTACTTTGAATTCGTATTTTTAGTAACCATTAGTTTTTCACAATCGATTTAATCATTCAACATTTTTAATGCTTTTCCTATTGGACCAACATGGATTGATTCatggttaaaaattagggttgggtcaccttttgttgaattatttgattgattatactatagtagatatcacctaggactagggataccctatagtaaccagaACATTCTTGATAATACCATTGCTTAATTTCATCACTAATTCAGAAGGACATCAGGATTAGGATTGAATGTTTAAAGGTTTGCCTCCTAAGGCCTTAGGAGTAAACATCCTTAAGAACTCCTTTCGTACGGTGATAGACGGGGAATGCTGATAAGGGTAATgttaattttgattcaaaaactGTAGATGATCAGGCCAAGTCTTCGACTAAAGCCTCGAACCTAGAATAACCTCTTAGTATAGATTATATGAGAAATGCTCTTAGAGAATTTCTCTCTTTCCCTTTGGTTAAAAACCCTGAACCTTATCTCGCTTGGCTTGCCAAAGTCAAGAATAAGAAGGCTCCATTATGGAAAGAAATGGGTATTTATTACATGATCTAATTGTTGAAAGTATGGCCaggttattgtcaaaatatgttagTAGCCTCTTTGTATTTTTGGGATAGCTTCCACAACACCTTTCATTTCCCTTGTGGAATGTTGACTCCTACCCTCTTTGACATCGCAGCGATTGTTGGACTTCGACCAACTAGGTAAGCCTTCGTGTAATTCTATAACTTGCAACATATATTAATACTGATATTCCAACATCAGAACACAATGTCAGGACATATGTTGTGACATCTGTTGACTGACAGAACTAATATATCAAAACTTTAACTTATGCAGAAATAAATTGCAGAGTGataaattacaaaaataattgttaacccaattcggTGCAACCTCACCCACTCTGGGGGttaccaagccatgaaggaaattcTCTATGATAGTATTcgttcaaagcctaaacaattCCAATTTACAACTTCTCGCTTAATTCTTACCTTGTGCAATTTCTACCTATAACCCTCTAGATATGCGATCCCCTCTCACTTCCTACAACtaatcacctcagtgataaaaCAGTCTCAATCCTAGTAACTGTATCAAAACAACTAACCAGAACATTATACTTCCAATACAAAATACTTAGTCTTGCTTGAAAGTTtcaaccaagaacaatactcaatacaaaacaatcaagTAACAATTAGTCTTCCTCAttgtatcaaaagatacatgggtgacttaaaacacaagagactctcaaaacctaagactTCTAAACTTCCCCTAATTTTAAAAATTGGGAAAAACTTGATGACATTAGGTTTACGTTTCTCTTTAAATACTACTCAACAATCCATGGGCTTCGAAATCTTCACCTAAATATTTcttgatccacaagctgagaGCTACACCAATTATGTAGAAAAATCTCCTTAAATCTTGGAACAAAAcattaagtttcctaaattgtctcaatatccaattttaaaaacttatgtgcAGTTTGAGATCAAATCCCTTGTTCTAGATTAAATATTCTTGACCTGCAAAAATAATTGAGATATATccaaaagaaatatcacaaaatcaaacATGTCAAGATTTAAAACAACATGTACTGATGTTCTAGTTCAGCGTGTCACAATTTCTGTCAGAACATCTATCTTCAATGCAACCTTTGTAACACCCCCAAATCTATACTACATAATAAAGCATACAATTGCATAATTCAGAGTAAATAAGCATGCATCACATGAGGTCATTACACACACTTTCAACAAACAACACTTTAACATGCAATGGTCACATACGAGTAACACGGAATTAAAGATTCAAAATAAAACATGCAAAGCTACAGCGGAATAATTGTCTCATCAATATAATGGTAAACTcagatgattcccatacatcaccTACCATGTCACAATATCTTGGCTCAAAGTCGCATATCAAAATGTAACATATCCAAAATAGGAAATACATATGAGTAAAACAATATTTCATATCATTAATTCAAAGATAATAAACCCAAAATCCCAAGTGTTACATTGACCAGAGCATAATATGACTACTTAGTCAAGACACACTACAAGAGATCTAAACCTCTAAGCTAGACCTCCTCCGAAGCACCACTATCCTCGGTACCTGAGCGATTTCGCAATAGAACATCATTCCaacaaaagggtgagaattcaaatcattatagataaatataataataggaaatattaaacaaaacaacaatacaTTCCAAGAATTCATCACGCTTCATATAAACATGCATTATAAATTACTTTATTAAAATCACATGTTTATCTCATACGACATAGCTTCTCAAATCAAGTAATCATATTCAACTACTACAATCATCTATCATCTCATGAACATACGTCACAAACAAGTTTATATTCACTCTTCATCATCaaaaatccacatatatgcacATCCATCACATCATTCCACACAATCACATCACATAAATCACACAACATCAATAATTCACACCGATAGCCACTCATTACATGCCAAAACAATTAATCAAAACTCATGATAATTATTCATAAATCAATAGCATGCAATTCCAAAagcaaaaataagaaaataaaatatttattttccagcTACAAGTCGCGCTACGCGCCCTAGCTCCCACGCTATGCGCGCTACCTTATGCTAAGAGGGTATGCGTTTTCTACAAAAATACAACTGCGATGACAACACCCCCATTTTCATCCAAAATCAGTTCCAGTTCAGATTTTACCACGAATTTCATGCTTATATCACATATACACCACATATAATCAATGATAAACATTAAACACACAACTCACAAATCACATTCTTTCATAATCTCTACAGTTAGAGTTTCACAAAATCAACATACATTCATCAAATCTTATGCTATCTTCATACCCATTCATAGAATCATACATAGAATCATTATAACAAGTTAAATTTCACACAACTTATCGATTAACGTACCTATTCCACAACAAAACTCATGAAATAGTAACCTCCCAACCTAAAATCATGTATTTTCTAACCCCACATACATTACTCAATTTTATCTACCCATAATCACTTtgattcacacccttaccttggctTAGATTGAATCTCTAGTCCTTCTTCTTCAAGaatctcttctttttctcttctcttatgTTTTCTTCTAGTCTCTTTTCTTTCCATTTCTCTAATTTAGGATTTTCTAACATAACACCTTTACTAAATCTATTTTATTATTTGGGTTTAACCCACCCAACCCCACATTCTAATTAATTAGGCTCATTAGCTAATTACTAATCTTAACACATCTACTCAATTATTTAAATACCACATATATTCAAATAATCACAAAACACACcaaataattaattatcacataaataataattaataaaaaaacaccTAATATATAAATACGGAAATGAAAATTGGGCTGTCACAACCTTCACACTCCGCTGTATCAGTTtgatcaagatgttatgacatcttgccCAACATCTGTcatgaaccatgttttagcaaaactaTTGTCAATCCTAAAATCATGGATATAACAATcccccctttatttttttttgctaaaacaccCTTTTGCACAATAAAcctggagagagagagagagagagagagagagagagaaaggaaTAAAACCACAAGCAAAAAACACAAGCTACATGAAACATGTAAACTTTGTAAATTCTccaatcacacacacacacacacacacacacatgcaGTTATAAATAATAATCTTCAATACTCCATAAGACACTTGTCAAGACATGTGGTCTGACATCACATTAACACAACGCAATAGCTTGTACAATCAGACATGTCCATTACTCCCCATGTCATACAAAACCAATTCCCCCCTTCAAAGAGAAAATTTAAAGCACAAGAAAACCAACCTTGAACCACAAGAAAACCAACCATGAACTCAACCTTGAACTATCACAGTTCACACATTAGAAGAACATGCAGCAGAAGTAGCACACATAACTCAGAGTACACTAGCCAAAGTTCTTCATAAACCTCAACAGGCAGGATCTTAGAACATCTGGTACGACATCCTACACTCAATCGCATCAGTAGTAGCAGAAGCACCACAACACCAAACATGACAGACTATCATGCTCCCCCTAAATAATAAACTATTATATCCTTAAGCAATTGTACATACCTATTATTCATTAACATGTCAAAACATATGGCATGCAACACTTTTTATTCCTAAAAAAATGCAACACTCTTTACTcctaaaaactataaaaaaaaacaaatacacTAACACTactttactccccctttttagtcaAAAATTGATAAGAATAAAGTAAATGAGCAACAAACAGAAAAATAGCTGGTAAGACACACTAGCAAACAGaaacattttttgtttttttgaaatccTAACAAAAAATAGAACATTTACTCAATCATTCCACTTGAGTCAATGAAATTGACCAAATCTTCATCAGCATCTGAGTTAAAGTCATGTAATTGAACAAGATTTTTTTAGAGACTTCATCTTTGTCATAGACTTCTTTCCTATCACTGATACTCTAGTGGATGATCCAATAAATGTTACAATATTGGACTTAACCTTCTTTGGACCAGACCTATCATCCTTCTTGGTTTCCAGCAAATGAACCTTTTTTAGCATCAACATTTTTGGTAGACTGACTCATGTTGAAACACAGCTTGAGAGGATGAACAACCAGTAAGATATTAATTGAAGAAAGAGTTACCTTGTTTGTAACGATGCCTTGTTTGTAATGATAAATCAATTAATGAGAGAGTGATTGAAAGACgttaaatcattttttattaacAGTGCACCTCTCATCCTGGGAGAGAGATACTTTCttgttctcctttttctttttccaagCTTTGATTGCTGAAAATGTTCCAACATTTGAAATTGCATTCTCTATGTCATTGAAAAGTGTTTCTTTCTTGGAATTGCACACCATCAATAGATGATGGTGGAAGAAATATTATTGGCAAGTCTTTCAATCAATAACTGCTATGATTCTTCAGCAATATAAAATTCCCAAAATACCCCTCCAATACTCAAACATATTTATCTCTCAGTAGATTCTCAGAAGTTCCATGCTTAGGAGAAATACTATTTCCTGTACCAAAAGCCCTGAAAATAGATGACCAGTAATAATGATCTTTGACTTACTATGGAAACTGACATCCTTGAGTATCTTGACTAAAACCAACTTTCCAAagtataatgtcatgacatcctgttgGACATTGTATTCCTTTAACATCCAAAACAATTGAGGGTAATAACTTCATGCATCATTATGTCTAGCCATTCGTAAACCAGGACTAGCTCATTGCCGATTCAAGGAACAAAATTTGTTTCTAAAATAAGAAACATTCTCCATTAAAATTATCTTCATCAGACTTGGCAAATAATCTTACTCCTAAATTCACCataattaggtatttcatctttGAAACAATAGGTGATACAAACTCTAAATAATGAAAACCCTTGTATAAAATAACTGAGCTCTAGAGAAAATTTTGTTGACTTAAGAGTTATCTGATTCAATGCCTGTTAGCTCTTTTAGAATCTGCCTCATTTTCTAGAGTGTCAATCTGCTGAGATGTCCCAACATATGTTTGAACATCAGTCATTTCTTCAAGAATTGAACCAATGACTTTGGTTATGGAGATATCATACATAAATTCTGCTATCAACAGAGAAAACCAGGACCATCCCTCTGATATCTTTGAAGGAGTTGATAGAGATCTTTGAATTTTCTTGATATAGATCATCCGGGTCATAGATATACCCTTATTCACCAAGACATTTACCTTTATTAGGTTCATAAGATGAAGTTTTAGAATTTTGGCACCTGTCTGATGTTGCAACTTCTGGTGTAACATCTAGACTTTATCTTCCTTGAACTTCAAGCATGTGAAAGAGTAAGTAGTTCCTCGTGGTACACACAAATAAAAGTTGTCTTTGGACTTAACTCCCTCATTAGACTCCATCTATCTCATTAGAGACCAGACATTCTTCATTAGCGAAACTTGCCTTCAGACCTTGGTCACACAACTGGCTTATGTTTATCATGCTAGTCATCATTTATTTTAGCAAGAAAAACTGCATCAAGACTAGGAAACCTTGTTCCATCCAGTTTCTCAACCCCCTTTTTACTTCACATTTAGCATTGTCTCTGAAGTAACATAGTTGAAAGAGTGAGACTTGAAGATCAGCAAAACACCTTTAGTCAGTCATGAGTTTGGAAACAGCTAGTGTCAAAAGAGAATATACCAATCTTTTTTTGCTAAGCAAAACTCTAGGAGAAATCTGAGTAATAAGGTAACTAGCACCTTCCTCGAGTTTCATCCATTGTTTGGTCAATCTTAGGTTGAGTTGTACCTTTGGGATAGCTATACAACTTGAAATATCGTGGATTGATATGACCAGTTTTTACTACAAATGTGACATATCCAGTCCAAGTATTTGCCATTTTATTATGTTTATAATTAagataattaagttaaaattgtGTGGAAAAAAATAAGGTGAACACTCCGATACCCTTGAATTAAGTTGGATACCAATATCTTCAATTAATCAAAGACTATGATTCTTCGTCATGtcatgtcatatttttattttattttattttaaattaaattaaaattttaatataatttaaactAAAGAGACAGGTATCCAAGTTAACTTCATGGATAACAaagaatttattaaaatataaatactcagttttttttagttttttttacaaTAGTGACCGGAATGGATAATGATTTTTTCTACGATTTCAGTGTCAATTTAGCTTCTGCTCAAAATCTCCAATCCTTTTTTCTCCGCTTCTTCCAAACTCAATTATAATTTCTACTTACTCCATATTTCCCCTCGTAAGTTTTCTCAATTCTCTTTCCATTTCATATTCAGTCACGCGTATATTTCAAATTATAGATTATCAAGATCGATTTTCCAAACGTGATTTCAGTAAAACTTCACTCGTTTAGTACTTTGACTGAAAGTTTATCATTGTCATTTCACCAAACATGTTGTGTGCTAGTTTGTTGATTACTTACAACTGCAATTTGTTTAGGTTGTAATGATTATAAAAGGATTATTTAGAAGATATAAAAAATGGAACCCTGTTCATCCAACTTATGGAGCCTTTTATGGAATGGGTTTTGGAATAGGTTGTGGTGTTGGATGGGGTCCTGGGTTTGGTCCTGAAGTTGTTGGCTATGTTGGATCTGGTTGTGGCGTTGGATTCAATGTTGGTGTTACTCTTGCTGGCTTTGGAATTGGTCTTCCAGCTAATGTTATCTTTGCAGCTCCGTATAATGGTAAACCCCTTTGGTTAATTGTTATGAGAAGCTATTCTTTGCTTTATCAAATTTATCACTTTAACGTACACCATCCGGTTACTATTATTAGCGAAGATTCCATTTTCAGATTCATTGAATAACTTTTGTACCTGGTCTAGATATAgatcagatacattaattattcaatgaacctgaaatgagaatatttgcttataattgtgAATAGACTAGTACTAAACTAATTTGCTTGCATTTAGGGTTTATCAGGATTCAGGAGTTGTATGTAACTATGTGTCAAACTCATGATTATAtcaaattgagattcatattgtGAATTCAAAAAACTATTTTCTTAATCATGAATCAAAAGAtagattattaataaaaatatgttatttttaagTAAAGAGGAGTGACATAAATATGTTATAAGCTTATATGTCATATTAGCAGTGTAGTCAAGATCGAGTACTGGATCATAAGATCGTAATATCTTACATGCTAAGGATGTTTGAGAGTGCTACGATTAGAGAAATATCGTTTTTGTAGCCAGCGTTGTCAAGATCAAGTTTTTGAAGCAAGATCATAAAAAAAATGTTGGTTTTTCTTTGGGGcctgtattatgattttcatgttTTTGTGCAATGGTGTGCATATATATGTACGAAATTATCCTTTTTTTTCCCTTCGGTTGGATCTTACGTGCGTTGCTAACGATCCGAGTTTTACGATCTTTCACAAGCCGGCTGATCCTACTTAAGATCTCGTGCTTGACTACATTGCATATTAGAACCTGAAAATAATTTAGATTCAAGGCATAAGAAAAGTGGCTGGCTATACATAGCTGACAAAAATAGTGGCTCACTACACTAATTTTTAGGTTGTGTTTTGTTCCTTTGTGATTCATTGGATTGGAATGAATCAGAACTCATCATAGTGAATCAGGATTCGTCATATTAAATCAGAATTCAGTATAAGAGTCATGTCTAAAATAGATAAACAATAGAGATTCTCCTATCGATTTTATCCAGTTTTGTACTAAATAGAGATATGGCTCACATGTTTTGTAAGATATTGATGGCCATGCTCAAATTAATGCAAATATTATGTGTGATTAAAATCAAAGATTCCTAGTCTTAAACTCTAGCATGTTACTTGTGACTTATTTTAATCCAGCTTTTCTGGCAACAAAAAGCTCTGCATTGAAGTTAGCACGTTCTGGTACACAAACCGCCGAGGACGTTTGGATTAGAAATTCACCTCTTATGTCTGATTTTCAACGAGAAGCCGGTGAAAAGTTCTCTTGCTTTCGCCAAAAGTATTTATCAATCAATGGAACTGATTTCTTTGACGTGAAGAACAGCTTGCCTTTGCTTACTGCATCTGCCTGTAAAAATATTCAAACATTTCATGACCAATTTTTCCCTCATAAAGGtattattttgttttagaatATCAAATTCATCTCTACTCAATTACCTAGTATTTGTCTTGTAGAAATTATTTGCTTTCCTTTTTGCGCCATTTATCTATCTTGCTGAGTTAGTTACGTGCATGTTCTTATGCTTATCTTTATTTTATAGTGCATTTCTTCTCCATTTTAGCATTTAGCTCATTCATCTACTAAGTTATCCAGCccattattttctattaattttgaaatatttgatcTCTTTTCTCTATTTTTCCTCTAAACCTATAAAGGCATTCTGGTGTTACAAACCTCCCATTGAGATAGGTTCTAGGGAATGATTGGACTTACTTTTGTTCTATTTTAGGCAGCCTTATCTTACACAGCCTTCTATACCTAGAACCCTATAACTTAAACAGTtaggagtgagaatctctcaagcAGTCAAACTTCAACTATTACTCTTAAGTTGATGGAGCTATTTCATTTTATGTCATATAACAATGTTAGAAAGGTACCTTCATTTGGAAAAATGTCTTTTATCTTATAACTTTCTTATTTAATGTGCTCAAGGCACCAGCTAGAAACAAGTCCAAAATCAGAATCTAGAGAAATGCCCCAACTTTCGTACTATAGCTAACCTTAAATATAGGTTGACAACTTTCCGTTAACAAAAGCTAATAGCTTTAGGTTTTCCATGGTTTGCGAATCTTTGCAGTTGCATTTTCTGAAGTCGCAGGTCGTTTGATTAAAATCAGACGCCGCATATTTCAACTGTGCACTATTTGTCAAATCACACAGATAAAACGTGAGCCGTCCAATTTTGAAAGGACGGCCTGCAATCCGCTACTGTGATGAATGCGTGAAAACGTGACTGTAGATCCAAGTCTGTTTTTTTTCGTCTTATGACATGAAAAACCAAGGATTATTAATTTTTTGAACTGAATGCTGCATTCAGTTCCAATTGTTGTATTTTATTATCTTCCCGTGTGAAAGTTTTGATATCTTTACGAAGATCTTCCTGTTAGTACACATTTGAGAATCTTATAACGGAAAAAGCATGCATGTTATAGACGATGTTCTGTTGAAAGCATCAAGCTTGAAAGTAAGTGTTTTTAAGACTATATTTGCACTATTCTCCCTCTACATTAACTTCATTACCTGCTGCTGATGTCGAAGAAAGTAGCTTGACATTTGCATCtcttattttgcaggaaaagaagattcctaaaacaactATTGCTTTTGTGGTTACTTTTTGATGGAACTCTTAGTTTCTCATTTTGTTAACATGGAACAAGAGGTCTTATTCGTAGCACTGAAGTTTATTTCCTCCAGACTCTCCTAGCCTTCGATTCCAGGATGGAGAGAACACATCAGTGACAAGAAAGACTAAAAGGTTTTCGACAAATAGAGAAGAATATCAAGTCAGATATTGTTGACGTGTCAGTTATTAAAAAATGTTACTGGTATCATGATTTGTGAAGAAATATAGGATAATTTTGTTTTCAAGTCCACAAGTTAAAAACATCTATTTACTCTTCACTAAGTTGGTCTGATCTTGTGTTATGAGTTGTTAATATATGTTGGTGTTTAGCATATAATATTAGAGGCTTCTTGAAATATGTTGGTCAAATAAAATGTAAGATTTTTTTATCTAATAGATAATGACTAAATTTTACTCTTTAAATATGAATAAGGAAAATGTTAAATATTCAAACATGAGTATGCGCCCTTGTAAAGCTTGCTTAAAATTATATAAGAAATTAATTTTATGTAAGAGAATAATATtaagtaaataatatattaatacgATGGTGTAAactttttttaatgattaaatagtCTAGTGATCAGACTCACACTTAAAGCGTAGAGAAGTAAAAAATCTCAAGTTCGAACTCGAAGTAAAAAATCTTGAGTTAAAATCTCAAGTTCGAACCTGAAGTAAAAAATCTCAAGTTGGAACTCAAATAGCTACTTATCTGCATCATTGCAGCTACTAAACAAGTTGTAATTCGCCCCCCTAAAGCTCAGGGTAAGCATCCTTCTATCACATGAAGTTATCTTCTATACTGAAAAAACTATATGGAGAATCAATTAAATTATGGCAACTTTTTAAAATGTGTTGAAAGAATTAAACTACTTAAGAATACACCATCATGGATATTTCCTCATATTATTTAAGTTTACATAGTAATTGTATCCCAACTAAATGAATAATTTACAAATTAACTTTACACTTACTTTCTAAAAATCTTTTCATCACACCAAAACAGCACTTGTTTACTCCAACATTACATTTACCAAAAAAACTggaaacataatatcataatcTACATGAGTTTTCTTCTAATCAAACCCTGAATTAGGAGCAAGTTCTTCTAAATTTCCATATCTAGAAGCTGCAAAACCAAAGGATACAATGGTTCCTAAATGAACCGCCAGGACTGCAAAAAAGAGCTGAGCATTGGCAAACAACTCACCACGAACCTCGCTCTCATGCGAATGACACGTGACAACGTTATCCTTCATGCTACAACCAGCTGGTA encodes:
- the LOC131641699 gene encoding cadmium-induced protein AS8-like yields the protein MIIKGLFRRYKKWNPVHPTYGAFYGMGFGIGCGVGWGPGFGPEVVGYVGSGCGVGFNVGVTLAGFGIGLPANVIFAAPYNAFLATKSSALKLARSGTQTAEDVWIRNSPLMSDFQREAGEKFSCFRQKYLSINGTDFFDVKNSLPLLTASACKNIQTFHDQFFPHKGKEDS